A region of the Pseudomonas silesiensis genome:
CGCCTGTTGCCGGCCCGACTTTTGCCTTGAAACCGATTTAATCCAGGGAATGCACATGGACACCAAATTGCTCGACATCCTCGCTTGCCCGGTCTGCAAAGGCCCACTCAAGCTCAGCGCCGACAAAACCGAGCTGATCAGCAAGGGCGCCGGCCTGGCCTACCCGATCCGCGACGGCATTCCGGTGATGCTCGAAACCGAAGCCCGCACCCTGACCACCGACGAGCGTCTGGATAAATGACCACAGCCTTTACCGTTGTCATCCCGTCGCGTTACGCCTCGACCCGCTTGCCGGGCAAACCGCTGCTGCTGATCGCCGGCAAGCCGATGATCCAGCACGTCTGGGAACAGGCCAGCAAGAGCAGTGCCGAGCGGGTGGTGGTGGCCACTGACGATGCGCGTATCGTCGAGGCTTGCCAGGGGTTTGGCGCCGAAGTGGTGCTGACCCGTGAAGACCACAACTCCGGCACCGATCGCCTGGCCGAGGTCGCGGAGAAACTGGGCCTGGCGCCGGACGCGATCGTGGTCAACGTCCAGGGTGACGAACCGCTGATCCCGCCAAGCGTGATCGATCAGGTCGCCGCCAACCTGGCCGCCCACACCGAAGCGCGCATGGCCACCCTGGCCGAGCCGATCGAGGATGTGCAAACCCTGTTCAACCCCAACGTGGTCAAGGTCGTCAGCGACCTCAACGGCCTGGCGCTGACCTTCAGTCGTGCGACCTTGCCTTGGGCCCGGGATGCCTTCGCCAAGAACCGCGAGCAACTGCCGGAAGGCGTGCCCTATCGCCGCCATATCGGCATCTATGCCTACCGCGCCGGTTTCCTGCATGACTTCGTCAGCTGGGGCCCGTGCTGGCTGGAAAACACCGAATCCCTGGAACAGCTGCGGGCCCTGTGGCACGGCGTGCGGATTCACGTCGCCGATGCGCTGATCGCACCACCCACCGGCGTCGACACCGTTGAAGACCTCGAGCGCGTTCGTCGCCTGTTGGAGGCCTGATGCGGGTCCTGTTCGTCTGTCTGGGCAATATCTGCCGGTCGCCCACGGCGGAAGGGGTGCTGCGGCATAAACTGCGCGAAGCGGGGCTGGCCGATCACGTCGAAGTCGCCTCTGCGGGCACCGGTGACTGGCACGTCGGCAAGGCGCCGGACAAGCGCAGCCAGGCCGCGGCCAGGCTGCGCGGCTACGACCTGTCCGCGCAGCGCGCCCAGCAAGTCACCCGTGCCGATTTCGCCGCCTACGACCTGATCCTGGCCATGGACAACAGCAACCTGCGCAACCTCAAGGCCCTGCAACCGGCCAAGGGCAAGGCCGAGCTGGACCTGTTCCTGCGTCGCTACGAGTCGGAAATCGACGAAGTCCCCGATCCGTATTACGACGGCGACCAGGGCTTTGAGCAGGTGCTCGACTTGATCGAGCGCGCCACCGATCGGCTGGTGATCGAGTTAAAGGGGCGGTTATGAGTTTGCAGGTACTGCCCCAGGTGTCGCTCAAACCGTTCAACACCTTCGGGGTGGACGTTCAGGCCCGGTTGTTCGCCGAGGCCCACAGCGATGCCGACGTGCGCGATGCACTGGCCTATGCCGCGGAACATGACGTACCGCTGCTGGTGATCGGCGGCGGTAGCAATTTACTGCTGACCGCCGACATCCAGTCGCTGGTGTTGCGCATGGCCACCCGCGGGATTCGCATCCTGAGCGATGACGGCAGCAAGGTCGTGATCGAAGCGGAGGCCGGCGAGCCTTGGCATCCGTTCGTGCAACACACCCTGGCCCAGGGGTTGTCGGGCCTGGAAAACCTAAGCCTGATTCCCGGCACCGTCGGCGCGGCACCGATGCAAAACATCGGCGCCTACGGCGTGGAGATCAAGGACGTGTTCGCCGGCTTGACCGCGCTGGATCGCCAGACCGGCACCCTGCGGGACTTTTCCCTGGAAGAATGCAACTTCGCTTACCGCGACAGCCTGTTCAAGCAGGAGCCGGGGCGCTGGTTGATCCTGCGGGTTCGTTTCCTCCTCGACCGCGCCGCGCCCCTGCATCTGGAGTACGGCCCGGTGCGTCAGCGCCTGACCGAGCAGGGCATCGATCACCCCACGGCCACCGATGTCAGCCAGGCGATTTGCAGCATCCGCAACGAAAAGCTTCCGGACCCGGCGGTGCTCGGCAATGCCGGCAGTTTCTTCAAGAACCCCTTGGTGCCCGCCGCGCTTGTGGCGCAGCTGAAGGGTGAATTCCCGGACCTGGTGGCCTACGCGCAACCCGATGGGCAAATGAAGCTGGCGGCGGGCTGGCTGATCGAGCGCGCGGGATGGAAAGGTTTCCGCGAGGCCGACGCTGGGGTGCATAAGCTGCAGGCGCTGGTGCTGGTCAACTACGGCAGCGCGACCGGCCTGCAATTGCTGCATCTGGCGCAGCGCATCCAGAAAGACATTTCAGAACGTTTTCACGTCGACCTGGAAATGGAGCCCAATCGTTATTGAAGCTAAGCTTTAGTGGATGATTCCAAAGCCCTGCACACCTTCAACTGTGCAGGGCTTTTTTGTTAATGCTGGGTTAACTTAGCCACCTAACGATGCAACTCTTTGCTCCATCAAAGGCCCGATGCAGACCCTGCCGTCTGCATAAGAGAGCCCATTTAGCCTGAGCAGATCTGCGTGATGCCAACCGCCATCCCCTCATGGCGGCAGATTGCTCGACCCCATAACTTCCAGACATATGCGGGCGTGCCCATGATTACCCTGAAGCTCAATGGTCAAGACCATCAACTCGACGTCACCGAGGATATGCCGCTGCTCTGGGCGATCCGTGATGTGGCCGGTTACAACGGCACCAAATTCGGCTGCGGCATGGGCCTGTGCGGCGCCTGCACCATTCACATCGAAGGCGCTCCGGCGCGCAGTTGCATCACGCCGATCGGCTCGGTGGTCGGCCAGAACGTCACCACCATCGACAACCTGCACGTCGACCCGGTCGGCCAGGTCGTCCAGCAAGCCTGGCTCGACACCGCCGTGGCGCAGTGCGGTTTCTGCCAGGGCGGGCAGATCATGTCCGCCACCGCCTTGCTCAAGACCCACCCAAACCCCAGCGACGAACAGATCGAAGAGGCGATGGTCGGCAACATTTGTCGTTGCGGCACTTACAACCGCATCAAGACCGCCATCCGCCAGGCATCCACTCACCTGAAGGAGGCCAAGGCATGAGCCGGTTACCCAATGATTTCGCCCTGAGCAACCTCAGTCGCCGTGGTTTTCTCAAAGGTGTCGGTGCCACCAGCGCGCTGGTGCTGGTGGCCAGCTGGGGCTGGCAGGACGCGTTCGCTGCCGGGGAACAGAAGAAGTTCGGCGCCGACGGCATGCCCCACGGCTGGATCGATGACCCGAAGGTGTACATCAGTATCGCTGATGACGGCATGGTGACCGTGGTCTGCAACCGCTCGGAGATGGGCCAGGGGGTGCGCACCAGCCTGACCATGGTGGTGGCCGATGAGCTGGAAGCCGACTGGGCGATGATGAAGGTGCAACAGGCGCCGGGGGACGAAGTACGCTTCGGCAACCAGGACACCGACGGTTCGCGCAGCATGCGCCACTGGTACGAGCCGATGCGTCGCTGCGGTGCGGCTGCACGGACCATGCTCGAACAGGCCGCCGCGCAGCAGTGGAAAGTGCCGGTCAGCGAGTGCCGGGCGCAATTGCACAAAGTGATTCACCAGCCGACCGGTCGCGAACTGGGCTACGGCGCCCTGGCCGCCGCTGCCGGCGCGCTGGCGGTGCCGGCCCGCGACAGTCTGCGGCTCAAGCAACCGTCGGAATTTCGCTATATCGGCAAGGAAGGCAGCAAGGCGATCGACGGTGACGACATCGTCAACGGTCGCGCGGTCTACGGCGCCGATGTGCATTTTGAAGGCATGCTCTACGCGACCATTGCCCGACCTGCGGTGTATGGCGGCAAGGTCAAATCCTTCGACGCCAGCGCGGCGATGAAAGTCCCCGGCGTGATCAAGGTCATTCAGATCGAAGATCGGCCGCTGCCGCTGGAATTTCAACCGCTGGGCGGCGTGGCCGTGGTCGCCAGCAATACCTGGGCGGCGATCAAGGGCCGCGATGCGCTGAAAATCGAATGGGATGACGGCCCCCACGCCAGTTACGACTCGATTGCCTACCGCAAGGAACTGGAAGCCGCGTCCCTCAAACCCGGCAAAGTGGTGCGCAATACCGGCAACATCGAAGAGGCCATGGGCAGCGCCGACAGTACCCTGGAAGCGTCCTACTACCTGCCGCACCTGACACAGGCGCCGATGGAACCGATGGTCGCCATCGCGCGTTTCAAGGACGGCCTGTGTGAAGCCTGGGCACCGAGCCAGGCGCCGCAGGTCACCCGCGAGCGCATTGGCGAGCGCCTGGGTATTCCCTTCGAAAAGGTCACCTTCAACGTCACGTTGTTGGGCGGTGGTTTCGGTCGCAAGTCCAAACCGGACTTCATCATCGAAGCGGCGATTCTCGCCAAGGAGTTCCCGGGCAAGGCGGTGCGGGTGCAATGGACCCGTGAAGACGACATCCATTGTTCCTATTTCCATACCGTATCGGCCGAATACCTGAAGGCGAGCCTGAGCAAGGACGGCTTGCCGTCCGCCTGGCTGCACCGCACCGTAGCGCCGAGCATCACCGCGCTGTTCGCGCCGGGGATGAATCACGAAGCGGCCTTCGAACTGGGCATGGGGTTCACCAACATGGCGTATGCGATCCCCAACGTGCGCCTGGAAAACCCCGAAGCGGCGGTCCACACCCGGGTCGGCTGGTACCGCTCGGTGTCGAACATCCCCCACGGCTTTGCGATCCAGAGCTTTGTCGATGAGCTGGCGCACAAGGCCGGGCAGGACCCGCTCAAGTACCAGATCAAATTGCTCGGTCCGGATCGGCAGATCGATCCGCGCACACTGAGTGAAGAGTGGAACTACGGCGAATCGCCCGAGCGTTATCCGATCGACACCGGGCGGATGCGCACGGTGCTGGAAACCGCGGCCAAAGCCGCCGGTTGGGGCCGTGAAATGCCCAAGGGCCGAGGCCTGGGGCTGGCGGTGCACTACAGCTTCGTCACCTACGTGGCTGCGGTGATCGAGGTCGAAGTGAAAGACGACGGTACCTTGATCGTGCACAAGGCTGACATCGCCGTGGATTGCGGGCCGCAGATCAACCCGGAACGGATTCGCGCGCAGTTCGAAGGCGCCTGCGTCATGGGCCTGGGCAACGCGGTGCTGGGGGAGATCAGCTTCAAGGACGGCAAGGTCCAGCAGGACAACTTCCACATGTACGAAGTGGCGCGCATGTCCCTGGCACCGAAGGAAGTCGCGGTGCATCTGGTGACGCCGCCGGGCGATGTGCCGTTGGGCGGTGTCGGCGAACCGGGCGTGCCGCCGATTGCGCCGGCGCTGTGCAACGCGATCTTCGCCGCAACCGGCAAGCGCATCCGCGATCTGCCGGTGCGTTATCAGTTGCAGGGTTGGCAGAAGGCTCAGGCCTGATGGACAGCGTCGATCTGAACGTATTGCGCAGCGTGCTGCAGTGGCGTCGCGCCGGTCAGCGGGTGGTGTTGTACAGCGTGGTCCAGACCTGGGGCACCGCGCCCCGGGCCCCTGGCGCCATGCTGGCCTTGCGTGAAGACGGGGTGGTGATCGGCTCGGTGTCGGGTGGCTGTGTCGAAGACGATCTGATCGCCCGGCTGCACGACGGACGGATTCCACCCGATGGGCCGCCGGTGCAGCTGATCACCTACGGTGTCACCCGTGAGGAAGCCGCGCGATTCGGTCTGCCCTGCGGCGGCACCTTGCGTCTGACCGAGGAGCGAGTCGGTGATCCGGCCTGGGTGGCCGAGTTGCTGACACGCTGCGAGGCCCATCAAATCGTGGCGCGGGAGTTGAATCTCGCGACCGGCGCAGTGGTTTTGCAACCGGCCAGCAAGACCGACGCGCTGACGTTCGACGGCAAGACCTTGCGCGCCATCTATGGTCCGCGTTGGCGGTTGTTGTTGATCGGTGCGGGGCAATTGTCCCGTTACGTCGCCGAGATGGCGCGGCTGCTGGATTTCGAAGTGCTGATCTGCGATCCACGCACCGAGTTCGTCTACGGCTGGGAAGAACAGCACGGTCGCTTCGTATCGGGAATGCCGGATGAAGCGGTGCTGAACATCCAGACCGACGAACGCACCGCCATCGTTGCCCTGACCCACGATCCTCGACTGGACGACATGGCGTTGCTCACGGCCCTGGACTCCAAGGCTTTTTATGTCGGTGCATTGGGTTCCCGGGTCAACAGCCAGAAACGCCGGAATAACCTGGCTCAGCTAGGCTTGTCAGATCAGGCCATCGAGCGGCTGCATGGCCCGATCGGCTTGCACATCGGCAGCCATACCCCGGCGGAAATCGCCTTGTCGCTGCTGGCCGAAATTGTCGCGATCAAGAACGGTATCGAGCTGAAACAGAAGAGGCCGTTGCAGGAGGAGGTATGAGCGAACCCATAGGCGTGATCGTACTGGCGGCGGGGCAGGGCAGGCGTTTCCGCGAGGTGGCGGGTGCCGGGCAGGACAAGTTGTTGGCGGACTGTACCGGGCGTGATGGCGCGGTTCATTCGGTGATCGAGCAGGTACTGGTGAATTTACCCGCTAGCCTTGAAAAGCGCGTCCTGGTGACGACCGTTGATCGCCCGCAGGTGATTCGCATGGCCAAGGCTTATGGGTGCGAGATTGTGCTGGTCGAGTCGACTGGCATGGGCGACAGCATTGCGGCCGGGGTGGCGGCGTGTCCGCAGCTTGGGGGATGGTTGATTGTGTTGGGGGATATGCCGTTTGTTTTGCCGTCGAGTATTGAGCAGGTGGTGGCGGGGATTGCTGATGATTCTGTCAGTGTGCCGGTGCACGAAGGCAAGTATGGGCATCCGGTGGGGTTTGGGCGCATGTTGGGGCCCGGATTGATGGCGTTATCGGGCGATCATGGGGCCAAGCCGTTGTTTGCGCGGGCAAGGGTGGTCGAGGTGGCGGTGGATGATCCCGGGGTGTTATGGGATGTGGATGTGCCTGAGGCGTTGGTCTTTAAGTAGGCCTGGCGCAGATCCGGTGTGGGAGCGGGCTTGCTCCGGGCGGCGTTCCGACGAATGCGGTTTAACATTCGACATTGATGCAAGCTGATTCACCGCATTCGCGAGCAAGCCCGCTCCCACACTGGTTCTCGGATGTTCAATGACATAAAAAAAGCCCCGCCTGGGTTCACCAGGCGGGGCTTTTTAATGGCCGATGGAATCAGGCGAGGGGTTTAGTCTCGTGCTCTTTTTCCAGGGCTTGCTCGCGTTGCTCTACCGCTTCCTGAACGGAGCGTGGCGCTTCGTCGATCGCGGAGTCAACCGGCTCGGCGGCGACTTCTGCAGCCGGGGCAGGCGCTGCCTCGACCACATCAGCAACAACCGGATCGGCTTCGACCACAGCCGGTGCAGCAGCGGCCGCCAGTTCGGCTTCCTTCTGCAGGCGCTCGGCTTCACGCTTGCGACGACGCACTTCACGTGGGTCGTTCGGTGCACGGCCGCTTGGCGTCAGGGCGCTGACAGGCGCCGCTTCGACTTCAGGTTCCGCCACTTCGGCGACAACCGGCGCCGCCGCTTCGACTACCGGAGTCGCTTCGGCCACCGGTGCAGGCTCGGCAGCGGCCACCACAGGTTCGGAAACCATGGCTTCAGCTTCTGGCGCTTCGGCGGCGGTTGGCTCGGCAACCCAGTTGAACGCAGTTTGCTCTTCGCGAGCTTCACGAACGGTTTCGGTCACGGTTTCGGCGACAGTTTCAGCGGCCGGCTCTGCAACCACGGCTGGCGCTTCGGCGATGACCGCCGGCTCGACGGCCGCTTCAACTTCAGGCTGTGCTTCACGAACCGGCGCGACTTCGATTTCCGGAGATGCGGTGGCTTCGATCGGCGTGGTCGCTTCAACCACTGGCGCTTCCACCGGAGCAGCTTCCAGGGTGGCGGCCGTGGCGCGTTCGGCTTGCTCGTTGGCCTGGGCCTCGGCTGGCGCGCTGATCACGCTGCTGGCAACGGCAGCGGTCACCGCCAGGCCAGCGGCCAGGTCGGCAGCGCTTGGCGCTTCGGGGGTTTCGCTGGCTTCGCCTTCGGCGGACTCGGACTCATCCGAACCTTCGATCACGTTGCCATTGGCATCGCGTTGACGCTCGCGGCGGTTGCTGCGACGACGCTGGCCACGGGAGCGGCGGCGTGGACGATCGCCTTCGGCGCCTTCCTGACCGTCTTCCTGCAGTTGCTCATCGTTGCCGGTCAGCTCTTCTTCGGCAACGGCGGCAGCCGCTTGCTCGGCCCGTGGTTGACGCTCTTCACGCGGTGGGCGTGGAGCACGTTCTTCACGTGGCTGACGTGCTGGACGTTCTTCAGCGGTGGCGGTGGCGGCGGTAGCGGCGGTGGCGGTTGCGGTAGCCGCGGCAGCCGGAGCGGTGGCATCCAGAGGCTCACGCAGTTCACGAACCCGTTCTTCACGGTCGCCACGGGGCTTGCGATCTTCGCGAGGAGCACGGGGGGCGCGTTCTTCACGAGGAGGGCGTGGCGCGCGTTCTTCGCGAGCGACGACGGCCGGGGCCTCTTCACGGGCTTCGCGTGGTTGACGCTCTTCGCGCGGCTCGCGGGGTGCGCGCTCTTCACGCGGAGCACGTTCCTCGCGAGGCTTGCGCTCTTCGTCGCGGCGACCGTTACGGTTCCGGCTTTGCTGACGACCGTTGCGACGCTCTTCGTTGCGGGCCGGACGCTCGGTGGTCGCTGGCTTTTCAACCACAACCGGAGCGGCTGGCTCTTCCTTGGTCGCGAACAGGCTGATCAGCGACTTCACCAGGCCTTTGAACAGGCTTGGCTCTGGCGCGGCAACCGGCGGGGCAACAGGCGCGGCAGCGACGACTTCCACTGGAACCGGAGCGTTGGCGCGGGCCGGTGCGGTCTTCACGGCGGCTTCCTGGCGAACCAGGGTGCGGGTCGCGGCGGCTGGCTGGACTTCTTCGACTTCGGCAGCGGCAGCAGCGATTTCGTAGCTGGACTGGCCGACTGCGGCTTCCGGGCTGTCATCGCGCAGGCGCTGAACTTCGAAGTGCGGCGTTTCGAGGTGATCGTTCGGCAGGATGACGATGCGGGCACGGGTGCGCAGTTCGATCTTGGTGATCGAGTTGCGTTTTTCGTTGAGCAGGAACGCGGCCACCGGGATCGGCACTTGGGCGCGAACTTCGGCGGTGCGGTCTTTCAGGGCTTCTTCTTCGATCAGGCGCAGGATCGCCAGGGACAGCGATTCAACGTCACGGATGATGCCGGTGCCGTTGCAACGCGGGCAGACGATGCCGCTGCTTTCGCCCAGGGATGGACGCAGGCGCTGACGGGACATTTCCAGCAGGCCGAAGCGCGAGATGCGACCGACTTGCACGCGAGCGCGGTCGGCTTCCAGGCATTCGCGGACTTTCTCTTCCACGGCGCGCTGGTTCTTGGCAGGGGTCATGTCGATGAAGTCGATGACGATCAGGCCGCCGATGTCGCGCAAGCGCAACTGACGGGCGATTTCTTCGGCGGCTTCAAGGTTGGTCTGCAGGGCGGTTTCTTCGATGTCGCTGCCTTTGGTGGCGCGCGCCGAGTTGATGTCGATGGACACCAGGGCTTCGGTCGGATCGATGACGATGGAGCCGCCGGAAGGCAGTTCGACGACGCGCTGGAAAGCGGTTTCGATCTGGCTTTCGATCTGGAAACGGTTGAACAGCGGAACGCTGTCTTCATACAGTTTGATTTTGCTGGCGTACTGCGGCATCACCTGGCGAATGAAGGTCAGGGCTTCGTCCTGGGCTTCAACGCTGTCGATCAGCACTTCGCCGATGTCCTGGCGCAGGTAATCGCGGATGGCGCGGATGATCACGTTGCTTTCCTGGTAGATCAGGAACGGCGCGGAACGATCCAGGGACGCTTCTTTGATGGCGGTCCACAGTTGCAGCAGGTAGTCGAGGTCCCACTGCATTTCTTCGCTGCTGCGGCCCAGGCCGGCAGTGCGCACGATCAGACCCATGTCAGCCGGGGCAACCAGGCCGTTGAGGGCTTCACGCAGTTCGTTGCGCTCTTCACCTTCGATGCGACGGGAAATACCGCCGGCACGGGGGTTGTTCGGCATCAGCACCAGGTATCGACCGGCCAGGCTGATGAAGGTGGTCAGGGCGGCGCCCTTGTTGCCACGTTCTTC
Encoded here:
- the rne gene encoding ribonuclease E, whose protein sequence is MKRMLINATQPEELRVALVDGQRLYDLDIESGAREQKKANIYKGRITRIEPSLEAAFVDFGSERHGFLPLKEISREYFKKAPEGRVNIKDVLSEGQEVIVQVEKEERGNKGAALTTFISLAGRYLVLMPNNPRAGGISRRIEGEERNELREALNGLVAPADMGLIVRTAGLGRSSEEMQWDLDYLLQLWTAIKEASLDRSAPFLIYQESNVIIRAIRDYLRQDIGEVLIDSVEAQDEALTFIRQVMPQYASKIKLYEDSVPLFNRFQIESQIETAFQRVVELPSGGSIVIDPTEALVSIDINSARATKGSDIEETALQTNLEAAEEIARQLRLRDIGGLIVIDFIDMTPAKNQRAVEEKVRECLEADRARVQVGRISRFGLLEMSRQRLRPSLGESSGIVCPRCNGTGIIRDVESLSLAILRLIEEEALKDRTAEVRAQVPIPVAAFLLNEKRNSITKIELRTRARIVILPNDHLETPHFEVQRLRDDSPEAAVGQSSYEIAAAAAEVEEVQPAAATRTLVRQEAAVKTAPARANAPVPVEVVAAAPVAPPVAAPEPSLFKGLVKSLISLFATKEEPAAPVVVEKPATTERPARNEERRNGRQQSRNRNGRRDEERKPREERAPREERAPREPREERQPREAREEAPAVVAREERAPRPPREERAPRAPREDRKPRGDREERVRELREPLDATAPAAAATATATAATAATATAEERPARQPREERAPRPPREERQPRAEQAAAAVAEEELTGNDEQLQEDGQEGAEGDRPRRRSRGQRRRSNRRERQRDANGNVIEGSDESESAEGEASETPEAPSAADLAAGLAVTAAVASSVISAPAEAQANEQAERATAATLEAAPVEAPVVEATTPIEATASPEIEVAPVREAQPEVEAAVEPAVIAEAPAVVAEPAAETVAETVTETVREAREEQTAFNWVAEPTAAEAPEAEAMVSEPVVAAAEPAPVAEATPVVEAAAPVVAEVAEPEVEAAPVSALTPSGRAPNDPREVRRRKREAERLQKEAELAAAAAPAVVEADPVVADVVEAAPAPAAEVAAEPVDSAIDEAPRSVQEAVEQREQALEKEHETKPLA
- the murB gene encoding UDP-N-acetylmuramate dehydrogenase, whose product is MSLQVLPQVSLKPFNTFGVDVQARLFAEAHSDADVRDALAYAAEHDVPLLVIGGGSNLLLTADIQSLVLRMATRGIRILSDDGSKVVIEAEAGEPWHPFVQHTLAQGLSGLENLSLIPGTVGAAPMQNIGAYGVEIKDVFAGLTALDRQTGTLRDFSLEECNFAYRDSLFKQEPGRWLILRVRFLLDRAAPLHLEYGPVRQRLTEQGIDHPTATDVSQAICSIRNEKLPDPAVLGNAGSFFKNPLVPAALVAQLKGEFPDLVAYAQPDGQMKLAAGWLIERAGWKGFREADAGVHKLQALVLVNYGSATGLQLLHLAQRIQKDISERFHVDLEMEPNRY
- a CDS encoding Trm112 family protein; protein product: MDTKLLDILACPVCKGPLKLSADKTELISKGAGLAYPIRDGIPVMLETEARTLTTDERLDK
- a CDS encoding nucleotidyltransferase family protein, with amino-acid sequence MSEPIGVIVLAAGQGRRFREVAGAGQDKLLADCTGRDGAVHSVIEQVLVNLPASLEKRVLVTTVDRPQVIRMAKAYGCEIVLVESTGMGDSIAAGVAACPQLGGWLIVLGDMPFVLPSSIEQVVAGIADDSVSVPVHEGKYGHPVGFGRMLGPGLMALSGDHGAKPLFARARVVEVAVDDPGVLWDVDVPEALVFK
- a CDS encoding XdhC family protein: MDSVDLNVLRSVLQWRRAGQRVVLYSVVQTWGTAPRAPGAMLALREDGVVIGSVSGGCVEDDLIARLHDGRIPPDGPPVQLITYGVTREEAARFGLPCGGTLRLTEERVGDPAWVAELLTRCEAHQIVARELNLATGAVVLQPASKTDALTFDGKTLRAIYGPRWRLLLIGAGQLSRYVAEMARLLDFEVLICDPRTEFVYGWEEQHGRFVSGMPDEAVLNIQTDERTAIVALTHDPRLDDMALLTALDSKAFYVGALGSRVNSQKRRNNLAQLGLSDQAIERLHGPIGLHIGSHTPAEIALSLLAEIVAIKNGIELKQKRPLQEEV
- a CDS encoding (2Fe-2S)-binding protein; translation: MITLKLNGQDHQLDVTEDMPLLWAIRDVAGYNGTKFGCGMGLCGACTIHIEGAPARSCITPIGSVVGQNVTTIDNLHVDPVGQVVQQAWLDTAVAQCGFCQGGQIMSATALLKTHPNPSDEQIEEAMVGNICRCGTYNRIKTAIRQASTHLKEAKA
- the kdsB gene encoding 3-deoxy-manno-octulosonate cytidylyltransferase translates to MTTAFTVVIPSRYASTRLPGKPLLLIAGKPMIQHVWEQASKSSAERVVVATDDARIVEACQGFGAEVVLTREDHNSGTDRLAEVAEKLGLAPDAIVVNVQGDEPLIPPSVIDQVAANLAAHTEARMATLAEPIEDVQTLFNPNVVKVVSDLNGLALTFSRATLPWARDAFAKNREQLPEGVPYRRHIGIYAYRAGFLHDFVSWGPCWLENTESLEQLRALWHGVRIHVADALIAPPTGVDTVEDLERVRRLLEA
- a CDS encoding xanthine dehydrogenase family protein molybdopterin-binding subunit: MSRLPNDFALSNLSRRGFLKGVGATSALVLVASWGWQDAFAAGEQKKFGADGMPHGWIDDPKVYISIADDGMVTVVCNRSEMGQGVRTSLTMVVADELEADWAMMKVQQAPGDEVRFGNQDTDGSRSMRHWYEPMRRCGAAARTMLEQAAAQQWKVPVSECRAQLHKVIHQPTGRELGYGALAAAAGALAVPARDSLRLKQPSEFRYIGKEGSKAIDGDDIVNGRAVYGADVHFEGMLYATIARPAVYGGKVKSFDASAAMKVPGVIKVIQIEDRPLPLEFQPLGGVAVVASNTWAAIKGRDALKIEWDDGPHASYDSIAYRKELEAASLKPGKVVRNTGNIEEAMGSADSTLEASYYLPHLTQAPMEPMVAIARFKDGLCEAWAPSQAPQVTRERIGERLGIPFEKVTFNVTLLGGGFGRKSKPDFIIEAAILAKEFPGKAVRVQWTREDDIHCSYFHTVSAEYLKASLSKDGLPSAWLHRTVAPSITALFAPGMNHEAAFELGMGFTNMAYAIPNVRLENPEAAVHTRVGWYRSVSNIPHGFAIQSFVDELAHKAGQDPLKYQIKLLGPDRQIDPRTLSEEWNYGESPERYPIDTGRMRTVLETAAKAAGWGREMPKGRGLGLAVHYSFVTYVAAVIEVEVKDDGTLIVHKADIAVDCGPQINPERIRAQFEGACVMGLGNAVLGEISFKDGKVQQDNFHMYEVARMSLAPKEVAVHLVTPPGDVPLGGVGEPGVPPIAPALCNAIFAATGKRIRDLPVRYQLQGWQKAQA
- a CDS encoding low molecular weight protein-tyrosine-phosphatase translates to MRVLFVCLGNICRSPTAEGVLRHKLREAGLADHVEVASAGTGDWHVGKAPDKRSQAAARLRGYDLSAQRAQQVTRADFAAYDLILAMDNSNLRNLKALQPAKGKAELDLFLRRYESEIDEVPDPYYDGDQGFEQVLDLIERATDRLVIELKGRL